The Lysinibacillus irui sequence TAATAAGTGCTAAAAACATAATAAGTCCTTGTAAAAAATCTGTATAACTAACCGCTAAAAATCCTCCAAATAGTGTATAGGCAACTACTACTGCCGAAACAATTAGTAATCCTGTGTGATATTCGTAACCAAATGAACTATCGAAGAATTTACCACCTGCTACCATTCCTGATGATACATAAAATGTAAAGAATATTAAGATAATAATACCTGACGCAATTCTTATTAGCTTCGTATTGTCACGTAGGCGGTTATCCAAATAACTTGGAATCGTAATGGAATCATTCGTAACCTGTGTGTAAACACGTAACCGTGGAGCAACAAGTAACCAGTTTAAATAAGCCCCTATTGTCAGTCCTATTGCAATCCAAGCCTCTACAAGTCCTGATACAAATATTGCACCTGGTAAACCCATTAGAAGCCATCCTGACATATCTGCGGCGCCTGCACTTAGCGCAGTTACTGCTGGACCTAAGGAACGACCTCCTAGCATATAGTCTGTTAAATTCGACGTTTTAGCAAATGCATACCAACCAATTGCTAGCATGGCTATCATATAAATAATAATCGCCAATAATTGATACATGTTATCCGTCATATTTTTCCTCCTTTGTTCAATCTTTAATTTCACTATCTATATTAAAGATACCACGATTATACAACACTACATATGATTACTCTAAATTTTCGTGAAATTTTTTCTGAATGCCAAAGTAGTCATTGTACATTATAAAGTGTGATAAACTAGTGCCATCTATTACACAATAAAGTAGGCGAAAATGTATGACATTTGAAGAAATGAAAACTCTGCTCACTGAGCAAATTTTGCAGCAACAACTTGTGACTGCTACTATTAGTCAACCTCGTATGAAATCGAATGAAATAAAACGTATAAAATTAAAGCCTTTACTATTAAAAAATCACTACCATATACAAATTGAATACCAATATGAACGCATTTTAAAACATGAGAATATTTTATTGGCTGACTTCCCTTCTAAGCTTGAAGCCATTTTTGAAGATTATCGACAAGCTCATATTGATTTCTTAGATGAAAAAGTACAAATCCAATTATCGAAAAAGAATAAAGTACTTTGGAAATCAGATAAATCAGCTTCACCGAAAGAGGTTAATTTAGCCCATAATCGGAAGAAAAACTACTTACTTTCAGATGATCAACCATATCCTTTTTTAATTCGACTAGGAGTTCAAACTGAGGATGGGAAAGTTAAAAAACAAAAATACGATAAGTTTAAACAAATTAACCGCTTCATTGAATTTATTGATGATGCTTTATCTTATTTACCTCAGAATCGACAAGTGCGTATTTTAGATTTTGGTTCAGGAAAATCTTACTTAACCTTTGCTTTGTATCATTATTTAAAAATCGAAAAGGGCTTAGATATTCGTGTTACTGGTTTAGATTTGAAAAAAGAGGTTATTGAAGAATGTTCAAGAATCGCACAGGATTTAGGTTATGACCAGCTTGAATTTCTGGTAGGAGATATTAATGATTATAATGAAGAATCGTCCGTGGATATGGTAGTGACCTTACACGCTTGCGATGTTGCCACAGATATGGCATTAGCACGCGCTGTAAAATGGGGAGCAAGTGTTATATTAAGCGTTCCTTGTTGTCAGCATGAGTTAAATCGTCAATTAAATACACCAGCTCTTGATATTATGTTGCAACATGGACTTGTCCGAGAGCGTTTTGCAGCACTGGCTACAGATGCTATTCGTGCAGAAATTTTAAACCTCGTTGGCTATGAGGCTCAACTTTTAGAATTTATTGATATGGAGAATACACCTAAAAACATTTTAATTAGAGCATATAAAACAGGTAAAAAACCTCGTGAAGAGCAGCGTACTAGCTATAATGCCTTTCTACAATTACTAAATGCCACACCATTTTTAGCAAATGAGCTAAAAGACTACTTATGAAAATCTTCTCAAATAAAAAGGCGCCCCAAACAATATTGGACGCCTTTTTATCTTTGTTTATCATTGAACCCACAGTGGCTGAGGGTGTTTCAAGTGTTTGTACACCCCGCCGATTTGTCGTAGATTAAAGCTCTTGTCGTAAAGCCTGAATAACATCAATCTTTGTAGCTTTCCGTGCTGGACGATAGCCTGAAATCATCGC is a genomic window containing:
- a CDS encoding class I SAM-dependent methyltransferase: MTFEEMKTLLTEQILQQQLVTATISQPRMKSNEIKRIKLKPLLLKNHYHIQIEYQYERILKHENILLADFPSKLEAIFEDYRQAHIDFLDEKVQIQLSKKNKVLWKSDKSASPKEVNLAHNRKKNYLLSDDQPYPFLIRLGVQTEDGKVKKQKYDKFKQINRFIEFIDDALSYLPQNRQVRILDFGSGKSYLTFALYHYLKIEKGLDIRVTGLDLKKEVIEECSRIAQDLGYDQLEFLVGDINDYNEESSVDMVVTLHACDVATDMALARAVKWGASVILSVPCCQHELNRQLNTPALDIMLQHGLVRERFAALATDAIRAEILNLVGYEAQLLEFIDMENTPKNILIRAYKTGKKPREEQRTSYNAFLQLLNATPFLANELKDYL